A DNA window from Vigna angularis cultivar LongXiaoDou No.4 chromosome 1, ASM1680809v1, whole genome shotgun sequence contains the following coding sequences:
- the LOC128195396 gene encoding uncharacterized protein LOC128195396, with product MRRALLSKNKLKFIDGGITKPQRSNSLFDSWERSNMMVLSWITKTLSPQIAESVIYVENAQELWEELKERFSKGDHFKLSDLLQEIHSIKQGERSINQYFTDLKILWEELEFLRPIPSCSCKVPCSCDLSKASHKYRDMEHVICFLKGLNECYNTVKTQILLMEPLPSINKVFSLIIQQERQGNYNQGDGKILANTTDKQNQWKTNQNLRTYGRGNPPRNQGRGRGRNPNYGKQCSHCHKMNHTIDECYSKHGFPPWYKKNDGNCETDAGQREWGSTNACSASSGTQANQQNAVQNPFTHEQMQKILQLLDKADSPSHSVSQIQKANTEDTQGMTSWIIDTWATDHVTHDKSQFTTFYKINPISVKLPNNSLVTAQYVGTIYFTKEFVIFNVLYIPEFSFNLISVQSLTRDINCTFTFSSEMCEIQDNVTLKMIGYASVCNGLYHLQTFGRNHISSCIFSYEQESVSL from the coding sequence ATGAGGAGAGCCCTTCTTTCAAAGAATAAACTCAAATTTATAGATGGCGGGATCACAAAGCCTCAAAGAAGTAATAGTCTTTTTGATTCTTGGGAAAGAAGTAACATGATGGTATTATCTTGGATCACCAAGACACTTTCACCCCAAATAGCTGAGAGCGTGATTTATGTGGAGAATGCCCAAGAACTTTGGGAAGAATTAAAAGAGAGATTTTCAAAGGGGGATCATTTCAAGCTTTCAGACCTTCTTCAGGAAATTCACTCTATAAAACAAGGTGAACGAAGCATAAATCAATACTTTACCGATTTGAAGATTTTGTGGGAGGAGTTGGAATTTCTTAGGCCTATTCCCAGTTGTAGCTGCAAAGTTCCTTGCAGTTGTGATCTATCTAAGGCCTCACATAAATATAGGGACATGGAGCACGTGATATGCTTTTTGAAAGGCTTGAACGAGTGTTATAATACTGTCAAGACTCAGATATTACTCATGGAACCTTTGCCCAGCATTAATAAAGTGTTTTCACTTATTATACAACAAGAAAGGCAAGGAAATTATAATCAAGGTGATGGGAAGATACTAGCCAACACCACTGACAAACAAAATCAATGGAAAACCAACCAGAATTTGAGAACATATGGGCGTGGAAATCCACCCAGAAACCAAGGAAGGGGAAGAGGAAGAAATCCCAATTATGGGAAACAGTGTTCCCACTGCCATAAGATGAATCATACCATTGATGAGTGCTATTCTAAGCATGGGTTTCCACCATGGTACAAGAAAAATGACGGAAACTGTGAGACTGATGCTGGACAAAGGGAATGGGGTTCTACAAATGCTTGCTCTGCCTCCTCAGGAACTCAAGCTAATCAGCAAAATGCTGTTCAGAATCCATTCACGCATGAACAGATGCAAAAGATACTACAACTGCTGGACAAAGCTGATAGCCCATCACACAGTGTTAGTCAAATACAGAAAGCCAACACAGAGGACACACAAGGTATGACTTCTTGGATCATAGACACATGGGCCACAGACCACGTGACCCATGACAAAAGTCAGTTTACCACCTTTTATAAAATCAACCCCATATCTGTAAAACTACCTAATAACTCTTTAGTTACTGCCCAGTATGTAGGGACCATCTATTTCACTAAGgaatttgtgatttttaatgttttatatataccTGAATTTAGTTTTAATCTCATATCTGTTCAAAGTCTAACTAGAGACATAAACTGCACCTTTACTTTTTCGTCTGAGATGTGTGAAATTCAGGACAATGttacattgaagatgattggataTGCTAGTGTGTGCAATGGACTCTACCACTTGCAGACTTTTGGAAGGAACCATATTTCTAGTTGTATATTTTCCTATGAACAAGAAAGTGTTAGTCTATGA